The genomic interval AACACCACATTGAAGTTGATGCCATCGCGGCCCAATTCCAACGCCAGGTGCCGCGTGAGACTTTCCAACGCCGCTTTTGACGCTCCGATCAAACCATAGTCGGTGAGTGCTCGCTGCGAACCATGACTCGACAATGCGATCACTTTCGCCTGCGAACTCGTTTGAGCTGTCAACAACGGATGGGCCGCTTGGACCAACGTCATCAATGCCCGAGCGTTGGTGTGCATGGCGGCGTCGAAGTGTCGCGGACTGGCTTGCATCAGGGGACGAAACCCGCCGCCGGCCGCATTGCTCACAAGAATATCCAACCGCTCGAACCGTTCGCCGACGAACTCCATCATCGCCTGAGCGTCTTCGGCTTCACTCACATCGGCCTTGACCGTGAGTGCTTGCCGACCAAGTTGTTGCACCTCCTCGGCGACGGCGTTTGCCCGTGATTGAGACGTGAGATAATTGATCACCACGTCCGCGCCCGCTTCCGCCAATCGCAACGCCACCGCACGCCCCACACCACGGGAGCCACCGGTCACGAGCGCCGTTTTGCCTGTGAGATCAATCATCGAAGCCGTCTTTCCCAAGAGTTCTTTGTGTCATGCTGCGTTCGTTTGGTTGCCTGCCGTGGTTGTCTTCAACGCTTGTTGAAACGCAAAAATGCGTTCTTCGCAACGTCCGAGAATCCCGTCTTGTTCGCTGTATGTCAGTCCTTTTTGGATGCGATCGAACAAGCTTGCGTCTTCCAGCAAGACCCGTTTTGTCAGCCATGCCGCGATGCCGTCCCATCTCTTGACGCACCACTTTTGAAACCCGGTCGCTTCGCCTCGAATACCGAACTGCCGGACAATGCTTCGGCATGACGTGGGTCCGGTCGGAATCACCGCGTGGCAGAGACTCAAGGTGTCTGTGAAGGAGAACAGTAAGTTGGGGAACAGATGATGTTGTTCGTACCCGCCGGTCACATCCCGCCCCAACCAACCGAGAAATCGTCCTTCGACCCGTTGGAACCATGCGTCCAACTTGGAGTGTGGACTGAACGGCAACTGCGTGCGGAGTGCCGTTCGGTTCGGCAGCAAAATGTGCTCGCTGCGGTCTTCACCGGGATCTTCGCGGAACGTCTCCGGATGCACGAACGGCACGTGATACGCTTCCAATGTGTTCTCGACGACGACCTTCCAATTCACCGGAAAATCGATATTCCACACCATCGCTGGAGTTTGCTCGGCGGGAAATCGTGACTCGAGTTGTTCGGAAAAATCGCCGAGGAACTCTCGAAGGTTGACGGACTGAGCACCGTCCACACACACGAAGACCAACCCGCCACACGCTTCGACTCGGTACACCGGTAAGCACGCCGATCCCTTTTGAGCCGGTCGAAAATTGTGAGCGGCGGGAATCCTCCGGGTGAGGCCGTCGGCTCCGTATTCCCATCCGTGATACGGGCAGGTCATCGTTTCGCTGTGACCGTGGGCTTCGTCGTTGATCAGGCAATGACGATGGGCACAGACGTTCGACAACGCTCGCAATTCGCCATCGAAATTCCGGACCTGTACCGCTCGCCCGAACAACTCGCAGGTGAGGAAGTCCCCCGGCTGACTCAGCTCCGCGACCGTCCCAACCACATGCCACGCCGGTCGCAACACGCTCGCGCATTCAGCCTCGTACGCAGCGGCGGACGTGTAATCCGCAGGCGTCGTGCAAGGATCGAGTCGAGAAGGTGTCACATACATAAGTTCTGGCCGTGTGGTCGGTCCTGGTGATCGGAAAAATTTCTTGTCGGTATCAAACTCGCAGTTATCCCAAGAACGCGATTTCGTAACCTTTGGCACGGAGGATCAAATCTTCGTTCTGACCAAAGAGCGAGAATTCAAACCACGCCCGTTGGCCATCTCGCCGAAGGAATTTCGTTTCAACGATGCATGCTTCGCCAGGTCGTGTGAGACGCCCGACTTCCAACTCGCCCATACTCGCGGGCAACGACGGGGCCGCCTCAACCTGCTTCCACGCGAGCAATGCCGTCGCGTACAAACACGCATCGAGAGCCGCACTTGGGATCGTCCAACCAGTCACGTTCCGCCGAGCACTGGCAAGTTCTGTCAAAGCGGGAGCCGAAATCTTCGCCCAACCGCGATCGCCTTGGTAACAGAACTTGGTCAAGTTCTGGAACACCGGGCCGTGATAAACCATGCTCTCCGGGCCGACGTAGTGAATCGTTTCCCACCCGTGATCCGGAGCCGGACTAGGCCGAACGTAGGTGGCGTCTCCCACGCCAATCTCGACCGTCGCTCGCAGATATTCGCGGTCGGCTTCGACGAGTCGGCCGTCACGCGTCGTTTGATCGGCAACAAGTTCACACGTCCAATGATTGCCGTTGCAGTTGACGATTCGCGAGGAAATCTCTTTCGGCGTTTCCTCGAAGAACTTGAGAGCTCGCAAGGCTTCGATGTCTCGCAAGCGAATTCGTTCTCGTCGCCCGGCGGCACACATCGCCGCTTCGCAGAGGATTTCCACACCGACCGCCAAGGGCATCACCGGTGTGTCTTGCACCCGATGTTCGACCAAAAACGGATCGCGTTTTGGATAGACCGTCAATTTGACCGAACCGCTGTCCGTGCCGGCCGTGAGCGAACGCTCCAACATCGGGCACCAATCCACCGACAGTCGCGGTGGTCTGGGATTGGGGTACCACTCCATCGCTCGCGTTTCCGCCGGATTGAACACGCGGTAGTACCGTTCATCCGTGATCAACACTTCTGGTTCCGGCGTGTTGGCGAGCAATTCGTTGATGAGGTGTTCCACACCTTCCCGAGCGGGCATGAATTGCATGTCGATCATCTCAAGAGCCAACCGCGTCTCCGGTTTGACCGCCATACCACAATCGTCCCAGGCGTGCCAATGGAACGCGACCGCAGCCACATCCGGACGCTGCGAACGATACCAACCGACCAACTTCGCCAGCATGTCGTTCGAGAGTGAATAATCCGTGTGCCCGTTCGCACCAAATCGCCCGCTGATCGAACCAAACCCGACAAATTGTTCGATGGGATCCGTCGCGGTCAGTTCCATCATCGCGAGTGCCCCGTCGACTTTCGCACGGATGCACTGTTGAACTTTCCGCATGTCTTTGCGATCGAATCGAGCATCTCGACCGATACCCGCACCGTGCAAAATTCCATGGATCGGACCAGATTGCTTTCGCACCTCGGCCAATGTCTCAGCGAGTTGCGAACGGTCAGCCACATCACAGGAGTGGTACACGGCCGTCACACCCAGGTCCGCGAGTTCCTGGAGCGTCTTGTCGATCTCCAATGCCTTCTCGGTGTCTTGCCAAGCCCGAACGGAATTTTCCCCGCTTTCCCGAGCCTGCCGCATGACTTCGGCTTTGATCTGCTGCCGATTCGACTCTCGCCATTCCCGCCAATGCGGAGGAAAGTTCGGTGCCGGAGCCGTCCCAATGAGATGCAGTTTCAAATCGTACCGAGGGGCCAGTTCTTTGAGCACATACGCCGTCACCCCGCGTGCTCCGCCTGTGCAAACCCAGGTACCGCCCCGACGGATTTCCCGCCGCGACGATGGTACCGTTTGCGGAACCGCACGCACAACTTGACGCCGTCCGGTGTGCCAAGAGACTTCGAGATCATGACTCGGTGCCGCCAACTCCCGCCAGATTCCGGCCACCACGTTTTCGGGGCTGTCGGTGTGAGCGGTGTCGACAATTTTGACCGGCGTGGATCGAAAACCGTTCACCCAATTTTCGATGCACATGGCTTTCATCAAACCCGCTAGTCCGCCGCTTTCGGCACTGCGAGGTTGATCGCCCGATTTGAGTGAAAACCCGAAATCGCCACCCAGCGAACCGACACCAATCACGGAACCGTCCGCAAGTTTCTTGTCCCGCATCGCCAACTGCACCCAGCGTTGGCACAGTCCGAAGCAACTCATCAAGCTGACTTGCCGTCGACGTAGCCACGCCGATTCGTCCGTTGTGGTGATCGCGTCGTCGTCGCAGGGCGTCACGAGGAACAAGTGCGGCACGGGATTGGTTGCCCAAATCTCTTCCAGACGCTTCACGTTCGCCGCCGGATCAGCGTCCGGAGCGAGCACAGTCACATCGACATCGACCGCTTCCAAACGTTGTTTCAGTGCGTCCGCAACTCGGTTTTGCCCCACGATCAACGCGGCTCCGGAGAATGTCGGCTCTGCCATATCCGGGCCGGCATTGGGAAGATCGACCATCCGCAACACGAAACGCCGTGAAATCGTTTCCGGTTCGTTCGTGGTTGATTCCGGTTCGGTGGACTGGTCGTCTTCACCCAGCAATCGTTCGTGATGAGCAAGAATGTTCCCGAAATCGACACCGGTTCCGTCGGCCAACCCTCGCAACTCTTCGTGTTGATCCGCAGTGAGCGTATCGGCAGAGACAGCCATGCTCGTTCCCGTTTCCGCAAACGGTCGGCGATCAGCCTCGGCTTTCAGGAAGGAAACGATCTCGGCTCGCTCGCGTTCGGCACGCTGGAAACCCTTGAGATAATTCGGACCACGCAACGGCACCGACGACGGTACCACTTCCGAGACGGGTTCCGAAATCGTCGTTGTGGGGACCGCTTCGTTCTTCGGTGACGCCACACCGCCCACCATTTCCAGCACTTCCCCGAGCGTGCGGAACTGCTGCATGTTCGCGCTGCCGGAAACCTCGCTGTCGAGGTTGGTCATCTCGCGAAGTTCACCGAAGAGCTGAGCTTTCTTGATGCTGTCGATCCCCAAGTCCGCTTCCAAGTCCGCATCCAGACTCACCACATCACGCGGATAACCCGTGTGCTCGATCACGAAATCCACAAGGAACTGCTCGAGATTGTCAGCGTCAAATCCAGCGTCCGACGAGGAAGTCTCAATGGGCTTCGTCGGCTCGGTCGATGTTTCGACCCGTTCAGAAACGTCAGGCGACGGCGTGACCGATCCGGCCAACTCCAACACCTGCCGAAGCGTGCGGAACGCGTTGATCGAACCGCTTCCGCTTCCGCCTTCGCCTTCGGTTGCAAGTCCGGTCATCTCCCGGAACTCGCCGAAGAGCTGAGCTTTCTTGATGCTGTCGATTCCCAAATCCGCTTCCAAGTCTGCATCCAGACTCACGACATCGCGTGGATAACCCGTGTGTTCGATCACGAAATCCACGAGGAATTGTTCTAAGACGTCCACGTCGATGGCGTCCGAGTTCGACGAACTGGCAACCGGGGCAGTCTCCGTGATTGGTGGTTGATCGACTCGCAACTGCAAATGCGGTTCGGGTTCGCGGACCGGTTCCGGTGTCGGCTCGGGTTCCGGAATTGCCACGGCTTCGCGGACTTCACCCGCCAACTCCAAAACTTCCCGAAGCGTGCGGAACGCGTTGATCGAACCGTTGCCGTTCCCACCTTCCGCCGCGAGTTGCGTCATCTCGCGGAACTCGCCGAAGAGTTGGGCTTTCTTAATGCTGTCGATCCCCAAGTCCGCTTCCAAGTCCGCATCCAGACTCACCACATCACGCGGATACCCCGTGTGCTCAATCACGAAATCCACCAGGAACTGCTTCAGTTCGGCAAGATCAATCGCGGGAGCCGCTTCCGGTTCCGTGTTCTCTTTCGAAGTCGGCGTGGTAGTTGTGGTCGGTTGAGGTTGTCGGCTTTGCTCGGCGGCTTGTCGTCGTCGTTGTCGACGAGCGGCAGTCGCGTCGAAATCGACCGGCGGACCAACTGGTTTCTCTACGTTGGTCTTCGTCATCGGAACCGAGACAGTTGGTGCTGATGTGGTTACCGGAGTCGTGGTTTCGTTCGTAAGTCCAAAGGTTTCCAAAACCGCTTGCCGATACAATTTCTGCTCGGCTTCACTGCGGTTGGCGTGGTCAAACGCAAAGCATGTCACCGCACGGTCGTTCAAGATTCGTCGCGAGAGTTTGGTCAAGACTTGCGATGGACCGATCTCCAGAAAGACGTTCACGCCATCATCGGCCAACCGCTCGATCAAGGAAACGAACTGCACCGGCTCCACGAGTTGAGCGGCGAGGTTCTTGCGAATGTCTTCGGCGTCGGCGGTGTAACGTGCCGTCACGCTGCTGATAAACGGTGTCGCCGGTGGCAACAAATGCTCTGCTGCCAAGCCCATTGCCAAACGACTTTGTGCCGGTGCGAGGTGCGGTGTGTGGAACGCGCACGGTACGGTTAGTTCGAATGTCGGAATGCGCTCGGCATTCAACTCCCGCATGACGGCTTGCACGTCCGCGGTCGATCCCCCGATGACGATCTCTTCGGGAGCATTGAAGTGCGAAATAAACACGCCAGAATGCCGATCAACACACGGTTGCACTGCGTCGCGTCCTGCTCGCACAGCCACCATTTGTGTGCTGCCGGCTGTCAAGTACGACAATGCCGACGCACGAGCTTGAGTCGCTCGCAACGCTTGTGGGAAACTCCACACGCCAGCGGCAACCAGGGCGGCGTATTCACCGTAACTATGACCGGCGAACGCGAACGGTTTGACGCCCAGGCTCGACATCGCTTCCCAGGCAAGCACATCCGCCACGAGAATCGCGGTCTGTGTTGCGACGACATCGCGGCCCAAACTCTCTGGGCGGTCCCAAGCCATTGATGCAAACGATGGCAAACCCGCATCCCGCAGACAGGCTTCGATCTGCTCCAACCGACTACGAACCGCCGGTGAGGACGTCGCCAACTCACGGAACATTCCCGCGTATTGCGATCCCTGTCCGGCAAACAGACACGCCAACCGAGGAGGCGTCGTTTGCAAATCGGCTTCGTACACGCCTTCGGTGTGCAGTGTTGCTTGACGCCCCCCATCCCGACCGATCGAACACCA from Thalassoroseus pseudoceratinae carries:
- a CDS encoding type I polyketide synthase, encoding MSGQLLKTPIAVVGMACRLPDANNLQEFWDLLDNGRDTIREMPADRLDRDLYLDERKGQRGRTYASIGGLLKDTPPPANYPESFRQLKHSDPCHRIFCEVVAEACQHAGYDPAELPTQRAGVYVGHSGGSPIGGELNYAVLAGQYVDYLRDLPGFAKLPNDTQDAIINEVVTGLRSERPHRDSEGRPDVEANMVAGCVSRVLGLDGPQMAIDAACASGLVAFALGALAVQTGETDMSIVGGSSFSKQDSLILFSQARSCSATGSRPFDADADGLVNSEGHVAFLIKTLDRALADGDQIHAVVRGLGLSSDGRGRSLWAPRKEGQVEAIRRAYTGPVEPTEIDYVEAHATSTKIGDATELSALGEFFSHELDGTRLPIGSVKSNIGHTLETAGLAGMLKVILAIQHGSIPPSINFRTPNPNVDWNELPFKVATTRRDWPTHPDRPRAGAVNAFGIGGLNVHLVVEEFHARHQSAKSESNSVRVTPREPAAIAVIGRGVVLPNSLDVGEYSQLIHGEQSAMTAAPASRWRAGEPRRGGFIHNYAYDWKTHKIPPLQIQRANPMQFMLLDAAAQALKEAGYDRKEFDRHRAAVVIGTIFGGEFSNDLHAGMRLPELTRELSTALERRGIDRATREQLCAEYESYFLKQRPALLDETGSFTSSTLASRISKTLDMMGGAMALDAGDVSSFAALSAACQLLDSQTCSVVLCGGAQRAMDLSAFESFEKHGRLSDSQGDGHLPGEGVAMVLLKNLADAERDGDTVHAVIRGVGAGADQSLQDAAIRAGRQAIRSGQIDTAAVGQVIAGNGVAACDREEFAGIGQVYPAVPQRPDPLVRQIGHIQAAHGLAMLVRSSFVDSRNDQLTALTGHTLSGLAYHIILDPTSGRVRSTRPNVSTEPVFVTNSPTVSPGQTPRILRWIATDRRQLEQQVQTAITRSEDAFQTAIETQFSSQDGIRLTVIAADANDLQRKLSLWCSIGRDGGRQATLHTEGVYEADLQTTPPRLACLFAGQGSQYAGMFRELATSSPAVRSRLEQIEACLRDAGLPSFASMAWDRPESLGRDVVATQTAILVADVLAWEAMSSLGVKPFAFAGHSYGEYAALVAAGVWSFPQALRATQARASALSYLTAGSTQMVAVRAGRDAVQPCVDRHSGVFISHFNAPEEIVIGGSTADVQAVMRELNAERIPTFELTVPCAFHTPHLAPAQSRLAMGLAAEHLLPPATPFISSVTARYTADAEDIRKNLAAQLVEPVQFVSLIERLADDGVNVFLEIGPSQVLTKLSRRILNDRAVTCFAFDHANRSEAEQKLYRQAVLETFGLTNETTTPVTTSAPTVSVPMTKTNVEKPVGPPVDFDATAARRQRRRQAAEQSRQPQPTTTTTPTSKENTEPEAAPAIDLAELKQFLVDFVIEHTGYPRDVVSLDADLEADLGIDSIKKAQLFGEFREMTQLAAEGGNGNGSINAFRTLREVLELAGEVREAVAIPEPEPTPEPVREPEPHLQLRVDQPPITETAPVASSSNSDAIDVDVLEQFLVDFVIEHTGYPRDVVSLDADLEADLGIDSIKKAQLFGEFREMTGLATEGEGGSGSGSINAFRTLRQVLELAGSVTPSPDVSERVETSTEPTKPIETSSSDAGFDADNLEQFLVDFVIEHTGYPRDVVSLDADLEADLGIDSIKKAQLFGELREMTNLDSEVSGSANMQQFRTLGEVLEMVGGVASPKNEAVPTTTISEPVSEVVPSSVPLRGPNYLKGFQRAERERAEIVSFLKAEADRRPFAETGTSMAVSADTLTADQHEELRGLADGTGVDFGNILAHHERLLGEDDQSTEPESTTNEPETISRRFVLRMVDLPNAGPDMAEPTFSGAALIVGQNRVADALKQRLEAVDVDVTVLAPDADPAANVKRLEEIWATNPVPHLFLVTPCDDDAITTTDESAWLRRRQVSLMSCFGLCQRWVQLAMRDKKLADGSVIGVGSLGGDFGFSLKSGDQPRSAESGGLAGLMKAMCIENWVNGFRSTPVKIVDTAHTDSPENVVAGIWRELAAPSHDLEVSWHTGRRQVVRAVPQTVPSSRREIRRGGTWVCTGGARGVTAYVLKELAPRYDLKLHLIGTAPAPNFPPHWREWRESNRQQIKAEVMRQARESGENSVRAWQDTEKALEIDKTLQELADLGVTAVYHSCDVADRSQLAETLAEVRKQSGPIHGILHGAGIGRDARFDRKDMRKVQQCIRAKVDGALAMMELTATDPIEQFVGFGSISGRFGANGHTDYSLSNDMLAKLVGWYRSQRPDVAAVAFHWHAWDDCGMAVKPETRLALEMIDMQFMPAREGVEHLINELLANTPEPEVLITDERYYRVFNPAETRAMEWYPNPRPPRLSVDWCPMLERSLTAGTDSGSVKLTVYPKRDPFLVEHRVQDTPVMPLAVGVEILCEAAMCAAGRRERIRLRDIEALRALKFFEETPKEISSRIVNCNGNHWTCELVADQTTRDGRLVEADREYLRATVEIGVGDATYVRPSPAPDHGWETIHYVGPESMVYHGPVFQNLTKFCYQGDRGWAKISAPALTELASARRNVTGWTIPSAALDACLYATALLAWKQVEAAPSLPASMGELEVGRLTRPGEACIVETKFLRRDGQRAWFEFSLFGQNEDLILRAKGYEIAFLG
- a CDS encoding SDR family oxidoreductase; this encodes MIDLTGKTALVTGGSRGVGRAVALRLAEAGADVVINYLTSQSRANAVAEEVQQLGRQALTVKADVSEAEDAQAMMEFVGERFERLDILVSNAAGGGFRPLMQASPRHFDAAMHTNARALMTLVQAAHPLLTAQTSSQAKVIALSSHGSQRALTDYGLIGASKAALESLTRHLALELGRDGINFNVVLAGLLPTDAIQLLPGAEDMFTALKETLLVPNRELKTEDVADAVLYLASPLSDLVQGHTLVIDGGISIRS
- a CDS encoding aromatic ring-hydroxylating oxygenase subunit alpha produces the protein MTPSRLDPCTTPADYTSAAAYEAECASVLRPAWHVVGTVAELSQPGDFLTCELFGRAVQVRNFDGELRALSNVCAHRHCLINDEAHGHSETMTCPYHGWEYGADGLTRRIPAAHNFRPAQKGSACLPVYRVEACGGLVFVCVDGAQSVNLREFLGDFSEQLESRFPAEQTPAMVWNIDFPVNWKVVVENTLEAYHVPFVHPETFREDPGEDRSEHILLPNRTALRTQLPFSPHSKLDAWFQRVEGRFLGWLGRDVTGGYEQHHLFPNLLFSFTDTLSLCHAVIPTGPTSCRSIVRQFGIRGEATGFQKWCVKRWDGIAAWLTKRVLLEDASLFDRIQKGLTYSEQDGILGRCEERIFAFQQALKTTTAGNQTNAA